The Microbacterium oleivorans genome contains the following window.
CGGTTTCGCTGCGTTCGAGAACCGCCCCGAGACCGACAAATACGTCAAGATCATGTTCACGACGCCGCCGCCCGAGTCGGCCCCCGTCACCCGCACCTACACGGTGCGCCGGGTGGATGCCGTAGCCGGCACCCTCGACATCGATTTCGTGGTGCACGGCGACGAGGGCCTCGCCGGGCCCTGGGCGGCGAGCGCGCGTGTCGGCGCCCCGCTGCAGCTGATGGGTCCGGGAGGTGGCTACTCGCCCGATCACGCGGCTGACTGGCACCTGTTCGCCGGCGACCTGTCCGCCGTCCCGGCGATCGCGGCGGCGCTCGAGGCGCTGCCCGCCGACGCGGTGGGACGCGCCTTCATCGAGGTCGATTCGGACGACGCCATCCTGCCCCTGGAGTCGCCCGCGGGCGTCGAGGTGGAGTGGGTCGTCGACCCGACCCACGATGCCGAGGCCCTCGCCGCCGTGGTGCGCCAGTGCGATTGGCGCACGGGTGATGTGCAGGTGTTCGCGCACGGTGAGCGCGAGTCGATGAAGGCGCTGCGTCGCGTGCTGTTCGACGAGCGCGGTCTCGACCGGGCGCGGGTGTCGCTCTCGGGATACTGGGCGCGCGGCCGCACCGAGGACCGCTTCCAGGCCGAGAAGCGTGAGCCCATCGGTCAGATCCTCTGAGCCGACGCGGGGGCTCGGGATCGGCGCGGCGGGGAATGCGGCGGATGCGTCCGAGGGT
Protein-coding sequences here:
- a CDS encoding siderophore-interacting protein yields the protein MALSSRTAPRTPRPSIELEVVSTERLSAHLVRVTLGGAGFAAFENRPETDKYVKIMFTTPPPESAPVTRTYTVRRVDAVAGTLDIDFVVHGDEGLAGPWAASARVGAPLQLMGPGGGYSPDHAADWHLFAGDLSAVPAIAAALEALPADAVGRAFIEVDSDDAILPLESPAGVEVEWVVDPTHDAEALAAVVRQCDWRTGDVQVFAHGERESMKALRRVLFDERGLDRARVSLSGYWARGRTEDRFQAEKREPIGQIL